The Vespula vulgaris chromosome 2, iyVesVulg1.1, whole genome shotgun sequence genome has a segment encoding these proteins:
- the LOC127061834 gene encoding polyhomeotic-proximal chromatin protein-like isoform X4, whose translation MMTATHELQQQQNVQQQQQHVQQQQQQVQQQQQVQQQVQPQQQQIQPQVQAQQQIQQQVQPQQQMQVQQQVQQQVQQQVQQQQQQQQQQQQQQQQQPQQQQSNGPHNVVPTQVQVQPQVAASMPQQQLQGAVAVSMHHQQQGVGGVSMALSGQQGATTITTMAAHPQAVQVIQQPIQSQAYHLQQLYNTQAPLLMPGNLALHPAGINPSSIQNTLQVTTAGKPFQSAAQLTPHMLTTASTPDQGTGHPGAGGTKVQGFPTSYLPVPTSATPDAGQALVFGQLGVLGSPQPPPSLQQQQQQQSANKQDQVQKYTTCTAGTPSGARGPGMQFALWQFAPQVWTGLQPPAVLTAAPNQIFIRSPTQPDMFIQSPQPIQAHNALATQQQIQGVQQIAAASGKAKVMDIQQYQAMKSKQSTGGQRPLSILPSSLQTVNIRAASSVSTQTVHEVQVTVHAQSGKVSGSGSKGRGKPMQSPQQQQQQQQQQQQQQQQQQQQQQQQQQTQQAMQQQHQQVFIQQKQHPQQQQQQQQQQQQQLQQQYQQQQVQSSQQQIQPKPMMGKKYLLMINMAGMTLQQQQQPGVVLGSEARPIMPVVSVGSVGVAATSQINQVQQPPMSAVQQLPLPTINPTIIGNQIVSGASQVQSVPIVNRPTEQQPHDPNNATIMITSPDRNHQADCSIILPSTNLSVVNDDNIKSAKKEETVSIISEEISISQTDVSDTDHSKAQIKEDENNISKTDEKTCNNPLAGLANTVNSITNGAANEESTNISVSIPLTASNKHAPPKAMVKPQVLTHVIEGFVIQEASEPFAVNRTSLNNTMGQDATNILNRNNSSEKDNHEEPPRKKHAPNYNVDEDGNNAQIGKCENCGNMIDEQNIKFKKDKRFCSTICAKSKKRESRERDVMEKQWTEMEMESKTIDVENNKKNGEDKSLSTTTTSSVDESIPKVNPVKWTVGEVCEFIRGLPGCADYAEDFAIQEIDGQALMLLKEDHLMSAMSIKLGPALKIVARIDSMRIESMSNSNPTSNSS comes from the exons ATGATGACTGCAACTCATGAGCTTCAACAACAGCAAAACGttcagcagcaacaacagcatgttcaacaacagcaacaacaggtgcagcaacaacaacaagttCAACAGCAGGTGCAgccacaacaacaacaaattcAACCCCAAGTGCAGGCGCAACAGCAGATTCAGCAGCAAGTTCAACCCCAGCAACAAATGCAAGTACAACAGCAAGTGCAACAACAAGTACAGCAACAAgtgcagcaacaacaacagcagcagcagcagcaacagcagcagcagcaacaacagccaCAGCAACAACAAAGTAATGGGCCACATAATGTGGTACCTACACAAGTACAAGTTCAACCACAGGTAGCAGCAAGTATGCCCCAACAACAG TTACAGGGAGCAGTTGCCGTATCAATGCACCATCAACAGCAAGGTGTTGGTGGTGTATCTATGGCATTGTCTGGTCAGCAAGGTGCAACAACCATAACTACAATGGCTGCACATCCCCAAGCAGTTCAAGTTATTCAACAACCAATACAAAGTCAAGCATATCATTTGCAACAACTTTATAATACTCAAGCTCCATTATTGATGCCTGGAAATTTGGCTCTTCATCCTGCTGGAATAAATCCATCTTCGATTCAG AACACTTTGCAGGTTACAACAGCTGGTAAGCCTTTTCAGTCTGCAGCTCAATTGACACCTCATATGTTAACTACAGCATCAACACCTGACCAAGGTACAGGTCATCCTGGTGCAGGAGGGACAAAAGTTCAAGGATTTCCAACAAGCTACTTACCTGTACCCACTTCTGCTACTCCTGATGCAGGGCAGGCACTAGTCTTTGGGCAACTTGGCGTGTTAGGTTCACCACAGCCTCCACCATCgttacaacaacaacaacagcaacaatcGGCAAATAAACAAGATCAAGTACAAAAG TATACCACATGTACAGCGGGTACTCCATCCGGCGCAAGAGGACCAGGAATGCAATTTGCGCTATGGCAGTTTGCACCTCAAGTGTGGACTGGATTACAACCACCAGCTGTTCTCACTGCTGCTccaaatcaaatatttattcgaagtCCTACCCAACCTGACATGTTCATTCAAAGTCCACAGCCCATTCAAGCTCATAATG cGTTAGCAACCCAACAACAGATTCAAGGAGTACAGCAAATTGCCGCTGCTAGTGGAAAAGCGAAGGTAATGGATATACAACAATATCAAGCAATGAAAAGCAAGCAGAGCACAGGCGGACAGCGGCCACTTAGCATTTTACCATCCTCGCTGCAAACTGTCAATATACGAGCTGCAAGTTCTGTTTCTACACAAACTGTTCATGAAGTACAAGTCACGGTACACGCACAG aGTGGTAAAGTGAGCGGAAGCGGAAGTAAAGGGCGTGGTAAACCAATGCAATCGcctcaacaacaacagcaacaacaacaacaacaacagcagcaacaacaacaacaacaacagcaacaacagcaacagcaacaaacACAACAGGCGATGCAACAACAGCATCAACAAGTTTTTATTCAACAAAAACAACATCctcagcaacaacaacaacaacaacagcaacagcagcaacaattacaacaacaatatcaacaacaacaagtgCAATCTTCCCAACAACAAATTCAACCTAAACCTATGATGGGtaagaaatatcttttgatGATAAATATGG caGGTATGACCttacaacaacagcagcaacccGGGGTAGTCTTAGGTAGTGAAGCAAGGCCTATTATGCCTGTAGTATCAGTTGGAAGTGTTGGGGTTGCTGCTACGTCACAAATAAATCAAGTACAGCAACCTCCAATGTCTGCTGTACAACAGCTTCCATTACCG aCTATTAATCCGACAATAATAGGCAATCAAATAGTAAGTGGAGCATCGCAAGTTCAATCTGTACCAATAGTAAATCGACCGACTGAACAACAACCTCATGATCCAAATAACGCtacaataatgataacatCACCTGATCGTAATCATCAAGCTGACTGTTCAATAATACTGCCATCGACAAATCTCTCTGTTGttaacgatgataatattaaatctgcaaaaaaagaagagactgTATCAATTATTTCGGAAGAGATATCGATATCTCAGACAGATGTATCAG ataccgATCATTCAAAGGctcaaataaaagaagatgaaaataatatttcaaaaacagATGAAAAAACATGTAATAATCCTTTAGCTGGACTCGCTAATACAGTCAATTCTATTACCAATGGTGCAGCTAATGAAGAGTCAACGAACATTTCTGTATCTATTCCTCTCACAGCAAGTAATAAACATGCACCTCCTAAGGCAATGGTTAAACCTCAAGTTCTTACGCACGTGATTGAAGGATTTGTTATACAAGAAG CATCCGAACCATTTGCAGTTAATCGAACATCCTTAAATAATACAATGGGCCAAGAtgcaacaaatattttaaatcgtaACAATTCCTCTGAAAAGGATAATCACGAAGAACCACCAA GAAAGAAACATGCTCCAAATTACAACGTGGATGAAGATGGAAACAATGCTCAAATTGGAAAATGTGAAAATTGTGGTAACATGATCGACGagcaaaatattaaatttaaaaaggacAAACGTTTTTGTTCGACCATTTGTGCGAAAAG taAAAAACGTGAATCACGTGAACGAGATGTAATGGAAAAACAATGGACGGAAATGGAAATGGAAAGTAAAACTATTgatgtagaaaataataagaaaaatgggGAAGATAAATCATTGTCAACAACAACTACTTCTTCAGTAGACGAGTCCATTCCGAAAGTAAATCCTGTGAAATGGACG GTAGGAGAAGTATGCGAATTCATACGTGGTTTACCAGGTTGTGCTGATTATGCAGAAGACTTTGCTATTCAAGAAATCGATGGACAAGCTCTTATGTTGTTAAAGGAAGATCATTTGATGTCGGCCATGAGTATTAAATTAGGACCTGCATTAAAAATAGTGGCCAGGATCGATTCGATGCGCATAGAATCAATGTCCAATTCTAATCCTACGTCTAATAGctcataa
- the LOC127061834 gene encoding polyhomeotic-proximal chromatin protein-like isoform X9, with protein sequence MMTATHELQQQQNVQQQQQHVQQQQQQVQQQQQVQQQVQPQQQQIQPQVQAQQQIQQQVQPQQQMQVQQQVQQQVQQQVQQQQQQQQQQQQQQQQQPQQQQSNGPHNVVPTQVQVQPQVAASMPQQQLQGAVAVSMHHQQQGVGGVSMALSGQQGATTITTMAAHPQAVQVIQQPIQSQAYHLQQLYNTQAPLLMPGNLALHPAGINPSSIQVTTAGKPFQSAAQLTPHMLTTASTPDQGTGHPGAGGTKVQGFPTSYLPVPTSATPDAGQALVFGQLGVLGSPQPPPSLQQQQQQQSANKQDQVQKYTTCTAGTPSGARGPGMQFALWQFAPQVWTGLQPPAVLTAAPNQIFIRSPTQPDMFIQSPQPIQAHNALATQQQIQGVQQIAAASGKAKVMDIQQYQAMKSKQSTGGQRPLSILPSSLQTVNIRAASSVSTQTVHEVQVTVHAQSGKVSGSGSKGRGKPMQSPQQQQQQQQQQQQQQQQQQQQQQQQQQTQQAMQQQHQQVFIQQKQHPQQQQQQQQQQQQQLQQQYQQQQVQSSQQQIQPKPMMAGMTLQQQQQPGVVLGSEARPIMPVVSVGSVGVAATSQINQVQQPPMSAVQQLPLPTINPTIIGNQIVSGASQVQSVPIVNRPTEQQPHDPNNATIMITSPDRNHQADCSIILPSTNLSVVNDDNIKSAKKEETVSIISEEISISQTDVSDTDHSKAQIKEDENNISKTDEKTCNNPLAGLANTVNSITNGAANEESTNISVSIPLTASNKHAPPKAMVKPQVLTHVIEGFVIQEASEPFAVNRTSLNNTMGQDATNILNRNNSSEKDNHEEPPRKKHAPNYNVDEDGNNAQIGKCENCGNMIDEQNIKFKKDKRFCSTICAKSKKRESRERDVMEKQWTEMEMESKTIDVENNKKNGEDKSLSTTTTSSVDESIPKVNPVKWTVGEVCEFIRGLPGCADYAEDFAIQEIDGQALMLLKEDHLMSAMSIKLGPALKIVARIDSMRIESMSNSNPTSNSS encoded by the exons ATGATGACTGCAACTCATGAGCTTCAACAACAGCAAAACGttcagcagcaacaacagcatgttcaacaacagcaacaacaggtgcagcaacaacaacaagttCAACAGCAGGTGCAgccacaacaacaacaaattcAACCCCAAGTGCAGGCGCAACAGCAGATTCAGCAGCAAGTTCAACCCCAGCAACAAATGCAAGTACAACAGCAAGTGCAACAACAAGTACAGCAACAAgtgcagcaacaacaacagcagcagcagcagcaacagcagcagcagcaacaacagccaCAGCAACAACAAAGTAATGGGCCACATAATGTGGTACCTACACAAGTACAAGTTCAACCACAGGTAGCAGCAAGTATGCCCCAACAACAG TTACAGGGAGCAGTTGCCGTATCAATGCACCATCAACAGCAAGGTGTTGGTGGTGTATCTATGGCATTGTCTGGTCAGCAAGGTGCAACAACCATAACTACAATGGCTGCACATCCCCAAGCAGTTCAAGTTATTCAACAACCAATACAAAGTCAAGCATATCATTTGCAACAACTTTATAATACTCAAGCTCCATTATTGATGCCTGGAAATTTGGCTCTTCATCCTGCTGGAATAAATCCATCTTCGATTCAG GTTACAACAGCTGGTAAGCCTTTTCAGTCTGCAGCTCAATTGACACCTCATATGTTAACTACAGCATCAACACCTGACCAAGGTACAGGTCATCCTGGTGCAGGAGGGACAAAAGTTCAAGGATTTCCAACAAGCTACTTACCTGTACCCACTTCTGCTACTCCTGATGCAGGGCAGGCACTAGTCTTTGGGCAACTTGGCGTGTTAGGTTCACCACAGCCTCCACCATCgttacaacaacaacaacagcaacaatcGGCAAATAAACAAGATCAAGTACAAAAG TATACCACATGTACAGCGGGTACTCCATCCGGCGCAAGAGGACCAGGAATGCAATTTGCGCTATGGCAGTTTGCACCTCAAGTGTGGACTGGATTACAACCACCAGCTGTTCTCACTGCTGCTccaaatcaaatatttattcgaagtCCTACCCAACCTGACATGTTCATTCAAAGTCCACAGCCCATTCAAGCTCATAATG cGTTAGCAACCCAACAACAGATTCAAGGAGTACAGCAAATTGCCGCTGCTAGTGGAAAAGCGAAGGTAATGGATATACAACAATATCAAGCAATGAAAAGCAAGCAGAGCACAGGCGGACAGCGGCCACTTAGCATTTTACCATCCTCGCTGCAAACTGTCAATATACGAGCTGCAAGTTCTGTTTCTACACAAACTGTTCATGAAGTACAAGTCACGGTACACGCACAG aGTGGTAAAGTGAGCGGAAGCGGAAGTAAAGGGCGTGGTAAACCAATGCAATCGcctcaacaacaacagcaacaacaacaacaacaacagcagcaacaacaacaacaacaacagcaacaacagcaacagcaacaaacACAACAGGCGATGCAACAACAGCATCAACAAGTTTTTATTCAACAAAAACAACATCctcagcaacaacaacaacaacaacagcaacagcagcaacaattacaacaacaatatcaacaacaacaagtgCAATCTTCCCAACAACAAATTCAACCTAAACCTATGATGG caGGTATGACCttacaacaacagcagcaacccGGGGTAGTCTTAGGTAGTGAAGCAAGGCCTATTATGCCTGTAGTATCAGTTGGAAGTGTTGGGGTTGCTGCTACGTCACAAATAAATCAAGTACAGCAACCTCCAATGTCTGCTGTACAACAGCTTCCATTACCG aCTATTAATCCGACAATAATAGGCAATCAAATAGTAAGTGGAGCATCGCAAGTTCAATCTGTACCAATAGTAAATCGACCGACTGAACAACAACCTCATGATCCAAATAACGCtacaataatgataacatCACCTGATCGTAATCATCAAGCTGACTGTTCAATAATACTGCCATCGACAAATCTCTCTGTTGttaacgatgataatattaaatctgcaaaaaaagaagagactgTATCAATTATTTCGGAAGAGATATCGATATCTCAGACAGATGTATCAG ataccgATCATTCAAAGGctcaaataaaagaagatgaaaataatatttcaaaaacagATGAAAAAACATGTAATAATCCTTTAGCTGGACTCGCTAATACAGTCAATTCTATTACCAATGGTGCAGCTAATGAAGAGTCAACGAACATTTCTGTATCTATTCCTCTCACAGCAAGTAATAAACATGCACCTCCTAAGGCAATGGTTAAACCTCAAGTTCTTACGCACGTGATTGAAGGATTTGTTATACAAGAAG CATCCGAACCATTTGCAGTTAATCGAACATCCTTAAATAATACAATGGGCCAAGAtgcaacaaatattttaaatcgtaACAATTCCTCTGAAAAGGATAATCACGAAGAACCACCAA GAAAGAAACATGCTCCAAATTACAACGTGGATGAAGATGGAAACAATGCTCAAATTGGAAAATGTGAAAATTGTGGTAACATGATCGACGagcaaaatattaaatttaaaaaggacAAACGTTTTTGTTCGACCATTTGTGCGAAAAG taAAAAACGTGAATCACGTGAACGAGATGTAATGGAAAAACAATGGACGGAAATGGAAATGGAAAGTAAAACTATTgatgtagaaaataataagaaaaatgggGAAGATAAATCATTGTCAACAACAACTACTTCTTCAGTAGACGAGTCCATTCCGAAAGTAAATCCTGTGAAATGGACG GTAGGAGAAGTATGCGAATTCATACGTGGTTTACCAGGTTGTGCTGATTATGCAGAAGACTTTGCTATTCAAGAAATCGATGGACAAGCTCTTATGTTGTTAAAGGAAGATCATTTGATGTCGGCCATGAGTATTAAATTAGGACCTGCATTAAAAATAGTGGCCAGGATCGATTCGATGCGCATAGAATCAATGTCCAATTCTAATCCTACGTCTAATAGctcataa
- the LOC127061834 gene encoding polyhomeotic-proximal chromatin protein-like isoform X2, protein MMTATHELQQQQNVQQQQQHVQQQQQQVQQQQQVQQQVQPQQQQIQPQVQAQQQIQQQVQPQQQMQVQQQVQQQVQQQVQQQQQQQQQQQQQQQQQPQQQQSNGPHNVVPTQVQVQPQVAASMPQQQLQGAVAVSMHHQQQGVGGVSMALSGQQGATTITTMAAHPQAVQVIQQPIQSQAYHLQQLYNTQAPLLMPGNLALHPAGINPSSIQVTTAGKPFQSAAQLTPHMLTTASTPDQGTGHPGAGGTKVQGFPTSYLPVPTSATPDAGQALVFGQLGVLGSPQPPPSLQQQQQQQSANKQDQVQKYTTCTAGTPSGARGPGMQFALWQFAPQVWTGLQPPAVLTAAPNQIFIRSPTQPDMFIQSPQPIQAHNALATQQQIQGVQQIAAASGKAKVMDIQQYQAMKSKQSTGGQRPLSILPSSLQTVNIRAASSVSTQTVHEVQVTVHAQSGKVSGSGSKGRGKPMQSPQQQQQQQQQQQQQQQQQQQQQQQQQQTQQAMQQQHQQVFIQQKQHPQQQQQQQQQQQQQLQQQYQQQQVQSSQQQIQPKPMMGKKYLLMINMAGMTLQQQQQPGVVLGSEARPIMPVVSVGSVGVAATSQINQVQQPPMSAVQQLPLPVQNYYHTINPTIIGNQIVSGASQVQSVPIVNRPTEQQPHDPNNATIMITSPDRNHQADCSIILPSTNLSVVNDDNIKSAKKEETVSIISEEISISQTDVSDTDHSKAQIKEDENNISKTDEKTCNNPLAGLANTVNSITNGAANEESTNISVSIPLTASNKHAPPKAMVKPQVLTHVIEGFVIQEASEPFAVNRTSLNNTMGQDATNILNRNNSSEKDNHEEPPRKKHAPNYNVDEDGNNAQIGKCENCGNMIDEQNIKFKKDKRFCSTICAKSKKRESRERDVMEKQWTEMEMESKTIDVENNKKNGEDKSLSTTTTSSVDESIPKVNPVKWTVGEVCEFIRGLPGCADYAEDFAIQEIDGQALMLLKEDHLMSAMSIKLGPALKIVARIDSMRIESMSNSNPTSNSS, encoded by the exons ATGATGACTGCAACTCATGAGCTTCAACAACAGCAAAACGttcagcagcaacaacagcatgttcaacaacagcaacaacaggtgcagcaacaacaacaagttCAACAGCAGGTGCAgccacaacaacaacaaattcAACCCCAAGTGCAGGCGCAACAGCAGATTCAGCAGCAAGTTCAACCCCAGCAACAAATGCAAGTACAACAGCAAGTGCAACAACAAGTACAGCAACAAgtgcagcaacaacaacagcagcagcagcagcaacagcagcagcagcaacaacagccaCAGCAACAACAAAGTAATGGGCCACATAATGTGGTACCTACACAAGTACAAGTTCAACCACAGGTAGCAGCAAGTATGCCCCAACAACAG TTACAGGGAGCAGTTGCCGTATCAATGCACCATCAACAGCAAGGTGTTGGTGGTGTATCTATGGCATTGTCTGGTCAGCAAGGTGCAACAACCATAACTACAATGGCTGCACATCCCCAAGCAGTTCAAGTTATTCAACAACCAATACAAAGTCAAGCATATCATTTGCAACAACTTTATAATACTCAAGCTCCATTATTGATGCCTGGAAATTTGGCTCTTCATCCTGCTGGAATAAATCCATCTTCGATTCAG GTTACAACAGCTGGTAAGCCTTTTCAGTCTGCAGCTCAATTGACACCTCATATGTTAACTACAGCATCAACACCTGACCAAGGTACAGGTCATCCTGGTGCAGGAGGGACAAAAGTTCAAGGATTTCCAACAAGCTACTTACCTGTACCCACTTCTGCTACTCCTGATGCAGGGCAGGCACTAGTCTTTGGGCAACTTGGCGTGTTAGGTTCACCACAGCCTCCACCATCgttacaacaacaacaacagcaacaatcGGCAAATAAACAAGATCAAGTACAAAAG TATACCACATGTACAGCGGGTACTCCATCCGGCGCAAGAGGACCAGGAATGCAATTTGCGCTATGGCAGTTTGCACCTCAAGTGTGGACTGGATTACAACCACCAGCTGTTCTCACTGCTGCTccaaatcaaatatttattcgaagtCCTACCCAACCTGACATGTTCATTCAAAGTCCACAGCCCATTCAAGCTCATAATG cGTTAGCAACCCAACAACAGATTCAAGGAGTACAGCAAATTGCCGCTGCTAGTGGAAAAGCGAAGGTAATGGATATACAACAATATCAAGCAATGAAAAGCAAGCAGAGCACAGGCGGACAGCGGCCACTTAGCATTTTACCATCCTCGCTGCAAACTGTCAATATACGAGCTGCAAGTTCTGTTTCTACACAAACTGTTCATGAAGTACAAGTCACGGTACACGCACAG aGTGGTAAAGTGAGCGGAAGCGGAAGTAAAGGGCGTGGTAAACCAATGCAATCGcctcaacaacaacagcaacaacaacaacaacaacagcagcaacaacaacaacaacaacagcaacaacagcaacagcaacaaacACAACAGGCGATGCAACAACAGCATCAACAAGTTTTTATTCAACAAAAACAACATCctcagcaacaacaacaacaacaacagcaacagcagcaacaattacaacaacaatatcaacaacaacaagtgCAATCTTCCCAACAACAAATTCAACCTAAACCTATGATGGGtaagaaatatcttttgatGATAAATATGG caGGTATGACCttacaacaacagcagcaacccGGGGTAGTCTTAGGTAGTGAAGCAAGGCCTATTATGCCTGTAGTATCAGTTGGAAGTGTTGGGGTTGCTGCTACGTCACAAATAAATCAAGTACAGCAACCTCCAATGTCTGCTGTACAACAGCTTCCATTACCGGTACAAAACTATTATCAT aCTATTAATCCGACAATAATAGGCAATCAAATAGTAAGTGGAGCATCGCAAGTTCAATCTGTACCAATAGTAAATCGACCGACTGAACAACAACCTCATGATCCAAATAACGCtacaataatgataacatCACCTGATCGTAATCATCAAGCTGACTGTTCAATAATACTGCCATCGACAAATCTCTCTGTTGttaacgatgataatattaaatctgcaaaaaaagaagagactgTATCAATTATTTCGGAAGAGATATCGATATCTCAGACAGATGTATCAG ataccgATCATTCAAAGGctcaaataaaagaagatgaaaataatatttcaaaaacagATGAAAAAACATGTAATAATCCTTTAGCTGGACTCGCTAATACAGTCAATTCTATTACCAATGGTGCAGCTAATGAAGAGTCAACGAACATTTCTGTATCTATTCCTCTCACAGCAAGTAATAAACATGCACCTCCTAAGGCAATGGTTAAACCTCAAGTTCTTACGCACGTGATTGAAGGATTTGTTATACAAGAAG CATCCGAACCATTTGCAGTTAATCGAACATCCTTAAATAATACAATGGGCCAAGAtgcaacaaatattttaaatcgtaACAATTCCTCTGAAAAGGATAATCACGAAGAACCACCAA GAAAGAAACATGCTCCAAATTACAACGTGGATGAAGATGGAAACAATGCTCAAATTGGAAAATGTGAAAATTGTGGTAACATGATCGACGagcaaaatattaaatttaaaaaggacAAACGTTTTTGTTCGACCATTTGTGCGAAAAG taAAAAACGTGAATCACGTGAACGAGATGTAATGGAAAAACAATGGACGGAAATGGAAATGGAAAGTAAAACTATTgatgtagaaaataataagaaaaatgggGAAGATAAATCATTGTCAACAACAACTACTTCTTCAGTAGACGAGTCCATTCCGAAAGTAAATCCTGTGAAATGGACG GTAGGAGAAGTATGCGAATTCATACGTGGTTTACCAGGTTGTGCTGATTATGCAGAAGACTTTGCTATTCAAGAAATCGATGGACAAGCTCTTATGTTGTTAAAGGAAGATCATTTGATGTCGGCCATGAGTATTAAATTAGGACCTGCATTAAAAATAGTGGCCAGGATCGATTCGATGCGCATAGAATCAATGTCCAATTCTAATCCTACGTCTAATAGctcataa